The Lentisphaerota bacterium genome contains the following window.
CGGTACGGGCCTTCCGTCCGTTTACAGCAGCACATCATGAATGAGGGTTATACACTTGATACGCAAGATTTCGCCGGGCAGCATGAGGACCCCGACACCGGCGGAAGAACCTTTTGTGCGGGGTGGGTAGCACGTCCGGACAGCCGGAATGGTATCCAGGTGGTTTCTATCGCGCACCCCAGTATTGCGAGCGCCAGCCGATCAGCGGCGGCCCGTCTGCTAGCGGCCATCCTCCTGCTGGCGGCATCGGGCTGTGCGGGCGGGAAGCCTGCGCCGCCGCCCCAATCCTTGCAGTGGCTGTGCATGGGAACTGCCGCCGCCGTCTCGGCGCCGGCCGGTCAGCCGGCGCGTGTGAAGCGGTTGCGCGAGACGGTCGGCGCGGTATTCGCCGAGATCGAACGCGATCTCTCGATCTTCCTCACGAACAGCGTCCTGAATGCGGTCAACGCCGCAGCCGGTGATCCGACCCCCGTGCCGGTCAACACCCACGTTGCGGCCGTCCTCCGCCATGCGCTCGACGTGGCCGAGGCGGGGGGCGGCGCGTTCGATCCCACCGTCGGCCCGCTGATGACGCTGTGGGGTTTTCGCGGCGGGCCCGTATCCCATCCGCCCGCCGCCGCCGCCATCGCCGAAACGCGTGAACG
Protein-coding sequences here:
- a CDS encoding FAD:protein FMN transferase; translated protein: MNEGYTLDTQDFAGQHEDPDTGGRTFCAGWVARPDSRNGIQVVSIAHPSIASASRSAAARLLAAILLLAASGCAGGKPAPPPQSLQWLCMGTAAAVSAPAGQPARVKRLRETVGAVFAEIERDLSIFLTNSVLNAVNAAAGDPTPVPVNTHVAAVLRHALDVAEAGGGAFDPTVGPLMTLWGFRGGPVSHPPAAAAIAETRERVGWRHVRMDLSDPAAPAVALALPGMRLDLGGIAKGYAVDLAYDRLRAAGETDFLINLGGNLRAHGVPGAGRTGWRIGVRDPFHTDRMLGTVVLREGEAAATSGNYERFVVLDGVRYAHIIDPRSGRPVIGVAGVTVIAPTAVQADALSTTLFVLGPDAGLRLLAGFPGCQALWVLDEQPVRTVASPGFRMR